Proteins encoded within one genomic window of Glycine soja cultivar W05 chromosome 1, ASM419377v2, whole genome shotgun sequence:
- the LOC114413801 gene encoding uncharacterized protein LOC114413801 gives MCIDYHKLNEATRKDHFPLPFMDQMLERLAGQAYYCFLDGYSGYNQIAVDPKDQEKTTFTCPFGFFAYRRMPFGLCNAPATFQRCMLAIFLDMVEKSIEVFMDDFSVFGPSFESCLKNLEMILKTKLMTTPDWRKEFELMCIASDCWGIDFMGPLPSSYRNIYILVAVDYMSKWVEAITTPKDDARVVIKFLKKNIFSRFGVPQALISDGGKHLCNNQLKKVLEHYNVRHKVATPYHPQMNGQVEISNRELKRILEKTVPSLRKDWALKLDDALWAYKTAFKTPIGLSLF, from the exons ATGTGCATTGACTACCACAAGCTAAATGAAGCCACAAGAAAGGACCATTTTCCTTTGCCCTTCATGGATCAGATGTTGGAAAGGCTTGCAGGTCAAGCATACTACTGCTTTTTGGATGGATACTCAGGTTATAACCAGATTGCTGTGGACCCTAAAGACCAGGAGAAGACAACATTCACatgcccttttggtttctttgcCTATAGACGGATGCCATTTGGGTTATGTAATGCACCAGCCACATTCCAAAGGTGCATGCTGGCCATTTTTTTAGACATGGTGGAGAAAAGTATTGAGGTATTTATGGACGACTTTTCAGTGTTTGGGCCCTCATTTGAAAGCTGCTTGAAGAACTTGGAGATG ATCCTGAAGACCAAGCTCATGACGACACCAGATTGGagaaaagaatttgaattaatgTGCATTGCTAGTGACTGTTGGGGCATTGATTTCATgggaccccttccttcttcatacAGGAATATCTATATCTTGGTGGCCGTAGACTACATGTCCAAGTGGGTGGAAGCCATAACCACTCCAAAAGATGATGCCAGGGTAGTGATAAAgttcttaaagaaaaatattttctcccgTTTTGGAGTCCCACAAGCCCTAATCAGTGATGGGGGAAAACACTTATGCAACAATCAATTGAAGAAAGTCCTAGAGCATTATAATGTTAGACATAAGGTGGCTACACCTTATCATCCACAGATGAATGGCCAAGTAGAAATTTCCAACAGAGAGCTTAAGCGAATCCTTGAGAAGACTGTTCCATCATTAAGAAAGGATTGGGCTTTGAAGCTAGATGACGCTCTGTGGGCCTACAAGACTGCATTCAAGACCCCCATCGGATTGTCCCTATTTTAG
- the LOC114413911 gene encoding uncharacterized protein LOC114413911, translated as MPFGEALQQMLLYTMFMKDVLTKKGKYIDNESIMVGGKESVGKNLIDLGASINLMPLSMCKRIGNLKMDPTRMTLQLADRSITRPYRVVEDVLVKVHHFTFPVDFVIMDIEEDTKIPLILGRPFMLTANCVVDMGNGNLEMSVDNQKTSLEKALVNAVDCLTSKEEEDLRACLEDLDQEDNTIEGGTSFKELKSKKTWI; from the exons ATGCCATTTGGGGAAGCCTTACAGCAAATGCTGCTCTACACAATGTTTATGAAAGACGTCCTCACCAAGAAGGGGAAGTATATTGATAATGAGAGCATTATGGTGGGAG GGAAGGAGTCAGTAGGAAAGAACCTCATTGACTTAGGGGCCAGTATCAATCTGATGCCCCTATCAATGTGCAAAAGAATTGGTAACTTGAAGATGGACCCCACAAGGATGACACTTCAGTTAGCAGACCGCTCCATCACAAGACCATACAGGGTTGTAGAGGATGTCTTGGTCAAAGTCCACCATTTCACCTTTCCGGTGGACTTTGTCATTATGGACATCGAAGAAGACACGAAGATTCCTCTAATCCTAGGTAGACCCTTCATGTTGACTGCCAACTGTGTGGTAGATATGGGAAATGGAAATTTGGAGATGAGCGTGGACAATCAGAAG ACGTCGCTGGAGAAAGCTTTGGTAAATGCTGTAGACTGTTTAACcagcaaagaagaagaagatctaAGGGCTTGCTTGGAAGACTTGGATCAAGAAGACAACACTATTGAAGGAGGAACCAGCTTCAAGGAACTAAAGAGCAAGAAGACTTGGATCTAA